One part of the Leclercia sp. LSNIH1 genome encodes these proteins:
- a CDS encoding YlcG family protein has product MKPELIALLRLRWKRLRIYRRPGTVLVDYRILRNFIRIYQVAGAVA; this is encoded by the coding sequence ATGAAACCAGAACTGATCGCACTACTTCGCCTGCGCTGGAAGCGTCTTCGCATTTACCGCCGCCCGGGAACGGTGCTGGTGGACTACCGCATTCTTCGTAACTTTATTCGCATTTACCAGGTGGCAGGAGCCGTAGCATGA